A single region of the Brassica rapa cultivar Chiifu-401-42 chromosome A03, CAAS_Brap_v3.01, whole genome shotgun sequence genome encodes:
- the LOC103856834 gene encoding NDR1/HIN1-like protein 1 gives MPVKECGSHASNSPRLLNFLGRNIICLVIFIIVTIIGIALAWVILHSPKPRFILQDATVFSFNVSGDPPDLLTSSIQTTLISRNLNGKTGINYDRLDVYASYQSQQITLPTSIPAAYQGYEEVNVWSPFIGGKYVPIARANALSLVQEQSSGAVKVLVHVVGKISWKVGPITRTSDLFVRCPALISFGNSAAGVIVGGRGVKYTLVTVCSVSV, from the coding sequence ATGCCCGTAAAAGAATGTGGCTCTCACGCCAGCAACTCACCCCGCCTCCTAAACTTCCTCGGTCGCAATATCATCTGCTTAGTAATATTCATCATCGTGACCATCATCGGAATTGCCCTAGCTTGGGTAATTCTTCACTCACCAAAGCCGCGCTTCATCCTCCAAGACGCAACCGTCTTCTCCTTCAACGTCTCCGGGGACCCACCGGACCTTCTCACCTCCAGTATCCAAACCACTCTCATCTCTCGCAACCTTAACGGCAAGACAGGAATCAACTACGACCGTCTCGACGTCTACGCTTCTTACCAGAGCCAGCAGATCACTCTCCCGACGTCGATACCGGCGGCTTATCAAGGATACGAAGAAGTCAACGTCTGGTCTCCTTTCATCGGTGGAAAATACGTCCCCATCGCTCGGGCCAACGCTTTGTCTCTTGTTCAAGAACAGTCAAGTGGTGCAGTCAAGGTGTTGGTTCATGTCGTCGGGAAGATTAGTTGGAAGGTCGGTCCTATTACGAGGACATCTGATCTCTTCGTTAGGTGTCCGGCGTTAATCAGTTTCGGGAATAGCGCCGCCGGAGTTATCGTAGGAGGTAGAGGCGTTAAGTATACGCTCGTTACCGTCTGCAGTGTTAGTGTCTGA
- the LOC103855671 gene encoding uncharacterized protein LOC103855671, whose amino-acid sequence MGLLSNRIDRSSLKPGDHIYSWRTAYIYAHHGIYVGDDRVIHFTRRGQEVGTGTVLDLILVSSGPSRAHTHCPTCVPPNEGHGVVSSCLNCFLAGGVLYRFEYSVNAAHFLAKARGGTCTLAVSDPNEITVHRANHLLRNGFGCYDVFKNNCEDFAIYCKTGLLVLEGRRTMGQSGQAVSIIGGPIAAVLSTPMRLVTTNIYGMAATAVSVYCASRYATDIGMRADVAKVEVEDLTRRLSVGLFQVVEPPVAAVALPNTS is encoded by the exons ATGGGTCTTCTCTCCAACAG AATCGATCGATCAAGTTTGAAACCTGGGGATCATATCTACTCGTGGAGGACTGCTTACATCTATGCCCATCACG GTATCTATGTTGGAGATGATAGAGTCATCCATTTCACAAGACGAGGCCAAGAAGTTGGAACCGGGACCGTTCTCGATCTCATACTCGTAAGCTCAGGCCCATCACGAGCCCACACTCACTGTCCAACGTGCGTTCCACCCAACGAAGGCCACGGCGTCGTTTCCTCGTGCCTTAACTGTTTCCTAGCCGGTGGCGTCCTGTACCGCTTCGAGTACTCCGTCAACGCCGCTCACTTCCTCGCCAAAGCCCGAGGAGGAACCTGCACGCTCGCGGTCTCCGACCCTAACGAGATAACTGTCCACCGAGCCAACCACCTCCTCCGGAACGGGTTCGGATGCTACGACGTTTTCAAGAACAACTGCGAGGATTTCGCGATATATTGCAAGACGGGGTTGCTTGTTCTCGAAGGAAGAAGGACGATGGGACAGAGCGGTCAGGCTGTTTCGATCATCGGTGGGCCGATCGCTGCGGTTTTGTCCACTCCGATGAGGCTTGTGACGACGAATATATATGGGATGGCGGCGACTGCGGTTAGTGTGTACTGTGCGAGTAGGTACGCTACTGATATTGGTATGAGAGCTGACGTGGCGAAAGTTGAAGTGGAGGATCTCACGAGAAGGCTCTCTGTAGGGCTGTTCCAAGTGGTTGAGCCTCCAGTGGCAGCCGTAGCTTTGCCAAACACAAGTTGA